A single genomic interval of Deferribacterota bacterium harbors:
- a CDS encoding MlaD family protein, whose protein sequence is MITKKVNFFVGLFVLTGAFILIGVILWLSSSYFYSKGNLYVAYFDESVQGLEIGSSVKYRGINIGRVKNIDIAKNSRYIEVVLELNKDFTLKKNMVAQLKTVGITGFIYIELDIIDKEEGGILIPDFTPRYEVIPTVKSDISQIMQSVSDITKEFKSIELSKIANNINKLIKRLDHTVKALSVEQFSKQLNMSLSQTEKMLKDFNKLINNIDETVVANKKNIDNLFKKWDNTSTEINLLIRDISSVIKNNDKELNILPKKLTNILNKLEYIMSDMDILINKIKDQPSIIFAPPPERSILDE, encoded by the coding sequence ATGATAACAAAAAAAGTTAATTTTTTTGTAGGGTTATTTGTTTTAACGGGAGCATTTATATTAATTGGTGTAATTCTATGGCTATCTTCTAGCTATTTTTATAGCAAAGGCAATCTATATGTTGCATATTTTGATGAATCTGTTCAAGGTTTAGAGATTGGATCTTCCGTAAAATACAGAGGCATAAATATAGGTAGGGTAAAAAATATTGATATTGCGAAAAATTCAAGATATATAGAGGTAGTATTAGAGCTTAATAAGGATTTTACTTTAAAGAAAAACATGGTTGCCCAACTTAAAACTGTTGGGATTACAGGATTTATATATATTGAACTTGATATTATTGACAAAGAAGAAGGAGGCATCCTTATACCTGATTTTACCCCTAGATATGAAGTTATCCCTACAGTCAAATCTGATATAAGTCAAATTATGCAAAGTGTAAGCGATATAACTAAGGAATTTAAATCAATAGAATTATCTAAAATTGCAAATAATATAAATAAACTTATAAAGAGACTAGATCATACCGTAAAAGCACTATCTGTGGAACAATTTAGTAAACAATTAAATATGTCGTTATCTCAAACCGAAAAAATGCTAAAAGATTTTAACAAACTCATTAACAATATTGACGAAACTGTTGTTGCTAATAAGAAAAATATAGATAATCTCTTTAAAAAATGGGACAATACAAGTACAGAAATAAATTTACTAATTAGAGATATATCAAGTGTAATTAAAAATAATGATAAAGAGCTTAATATATTGCCAAAAAAATTGACTAATATATTAAATAAATTAGAATATATTATGTCTGACATGGATATATTGATTAATAAAATAAAAGATCAGCCTTCAATTATCTTTGCGCCACCACCAGAAAGGAGCATTTTAGATGAATAA